A genomic segment from Leishmania infantum JPCM5 genome chromosome 10 encodes:
- a CDS encoding RNA-binding protein-like protein, whose protein sequence is MPPKSTVKKADSAAATGKRKKLSFAESTVKAAAAAIHTTNVNVPVKAAAKHAPLGAAPRRKGQNAKKTTVNTSSAAKQRAATDLKRSGIVKAKRTEEEVAAPPAPSDEENSSDDEDDMLNGGAAVDSDADNLSDMADRAPSDDEDDELGAGKQASSSASRQRDSNGTVEPYRAVRLSFLPPEFQEPQLYKFLNQFGATVLNCFCVRSKRTHRSRGIAYVEFDKESAIPLVVEECNGMALGGKAVRARAVTMRRRMPSRQMVSRRRALAYAYKTQGAPLKKHDVRRKDPVGLLIKAVRTEKDNNNYLESLGIDFKTDFFQSQLATLPPGLLKKKRSRSKKSENNTVAAAGMAKAFIKTTDIVTSAPKSSPKRATRRAPATKTK, encoded by the coding sequence ATGCCGCCGAAGAGCACCGTGAAGAAGgccgacagcgctgccgcgacggGCAAACGCAAGAAACTGTCCTTTGCCGAGTCAAcggtgaaggcggccgcggcggcgatcCACACCACGAACGTCAACGTGCCGGTgaaggcagcagcgaagCACGCCCCTCTGGGTGCTGCACCTCGCAGGAAGGGACAGAACGCCAAGAAGACGACAGTgaacaccagcagcgccgcgaagCAGCGGGCGGCTACAGATCTGAAGCGTAGCGGGATCGTGAAAGCCAAGAGGACTGAGGAGGAAGTggctgcaccgccggcgccgagcgACGAGGAAAACTCGAGCGACGATGAGGATGACATGCTgaacggcggcgcggctgtcgACTCGGACGCGGATAACCTTAGCGACATGGCAGACCGCGCTCCAtcggacgacgaggacgacgagctGGGGGCCGGCAAGCAGGCATCCTCGTCGGCGTCTCGTCAGCgcgacagcaacggcacCGTCGAGCCATACCGTGCCGTGCGTCTGAGCTTTCTGCCGCCTGAGTTCCAAGAGCCGCAGCTCTACAAGTTTCTTAACCAGTTTGGGGCAACGGTGCTGAACTGCTTCTGTGTGCGCAGCAAGCGCACCCATCGATCCCGCGGTATTGCGTACGTTGAGTTCGACAAGGAGTCCGCCATACCGCTTGTGGTGGAGGAGTGCAATGGCATGGCGCTGGGCGGCAAGGCcgtacgcgcgcgcgccgtcacgatgcggcgccgcatgCCGTCGCGCCAGATggtcagccgccgccgcgcgctcgCCTACGCGTACAAGACACAGGGCGCGCCACTGAAGAAGCACGACGTGCGTCGCAAGGATCCCGTAGGTCTGCTCATCAAAGCAGTGCGCACCGAGAAGGACAACAACAACTATCTCGAGAGTCTCGGCATCGACTTCAAGACGGACTTCTTCCAGTCTCAGCtggccacgctgccgcctggTCTCCTGAAGAAAAAGCGATCTCGGTCGAAGAAGTCGGAGAACAACACTGTCGCTGCGGCCGGTATGGCGAAGGCGTTCATAAAAACAACTGACATCGTGACGTCGGCACCCAAGTCCAGCCCGAAGCGGGCGACTCGCAGGGCACCCGCGACGAAGACTAAGTAA